tgtattaatCAAGTTAAGTAATTGCTagcacattaaaaaaaattaacttaatgCTCCATTATAAACTTAACCAAGACTCATGACTTGAATGTACGAGTAGCAAACTTTATCTCATAAATTAACCGAAAAGATTATTGACAACCATAATTAACATATTCCGAACATCTAACAAGGGCTAGAAGCAACATTAACAAACGCTTTGCAACTTagtgaaaaaaaatgtatgcTCGTTGTTGTTCGATCTTGATCAGTTTCTTGATCGTAGGTTGATAACGATGGCAATGAGGAGGAGAAGAAGATGGTGACGTCAATTGTGATGACAGGAAATGTGCATCCATTACACCAACTGAGGTGTCATCCTCTTCAAACTTTCGTTTTTTAGGAATAATCGAACTTGAATGTGATGCCTCCATAATCTTTTCATTGCACTCCTTCACTTTCTCCTGCATATTTTCTATGGATTAAACAGGAGTAATAAtattgaatgtatatatatactcgtatataattaaGTATAACTTAGAACTTGGGTATGCCATGAATTACATTGTTAATTGCCTCATAACCAAATTTTAACTTGTATCGTTAATCGTTAATTGGCAATCATCtcttatatataatagataaaatGACTCTGATCAATCTGATTTAATTACATAGAATTAGAAGGCAAATGGGCAATATTTTATGCATGTATATAATACATAATTGATGACCCTAAAGATCGTTAGCAACAGAACCCTATGGATAATCATATAGCAAAAactttagaaaaaataaatatggttCATGAGTGCTACGTACATTGTTGTTTGTTagaataattataattttggtttataaataattatctatacttctcTACCCTTTTCAAGTCTAAAAACATACAAGATTAAAAACATGATTTATAATTGAGTAATGATTTagaagattttttaattttacatgaAATTCTGCTCTATTTTAATGCTACGCTATAACTTCATAGCTAAAGATTTAAACTCAggtcttttttaaaaaaaaactaaagccTTACCACCCGCCTATATGTTGATTGTTTGCCTTTTACTTTAATGTATCCCATTTGATTTTATTCTCAAAAAACtttacataaaatatattttaattttaactacTCGTAATATTTAAGAGTTTGATATGAAATAAGCGCTAGATATATAGCTAACAatctaaatataaaattaaaaataaaatacagtaGTCTGTAAAATGATTGGAAAGAAGATTTTGAAATTTGGTGTATATTGCGTTATATATTGACAaagcattttatttttaacaaaatgggaagtgatatatctacattaCTTTTTatccatctacaacaattataCATGTTTTACAGCACGTTTTACAACTGTACAATACatatattgttgtagatggaaaaaaatagttgtagatatatcatttctcaatattaaggctatctccaattaGGAGCCTTTAGAATGAgaatgatatatctacaacaattatTTGCTATACACAACAATGAATGTCTTACGTAGTTGTAAAATGTGCAGTAAATCATGTACATTTATTGTAAATGACTAATagttgttgtagatttatcaatTCCCCCTTAGAAGCCCTTAAGGCCTTAGATATCCTTTGCCGTCGAAACTTGTCTCAAACTAAAGAATTTTTTGAAGAATGTCCTACCTAACggcatgcccttaggtgtccttacctaatatatttttgtttttaattggaggtaaaaggatatgtaaagatgtttgtatgattagagataaaattataagatttgaaagatttataagtatgtataagaatttgtaaggatatgatatgACAGCTCAAGGACGCCCTAGCCGTCATTAGAATTGCAGATAGCTTAAGGGCAATCAATAACATGAATAGATAGGGTGAAGATTCTCTCAAGTTCTTCAACTTGACTAGTTAAGTTGGGGAAATACTAACACTCGATTTAAAATCAATCTTCTTTAAAAATAATGTTGTACCAAGTGCAATCAGACTTGTACCCGTATCAATCCAGAAAATTTGGACCAAAGAAaccatataaaattataaagtgTTGGTACAATTGTACAAAGGAGTAAGACAGTACGTAGACAAaccttggtggtttggagtacATCAAGAAGCTGAGTCTGATAGTCAACAGAATTGATAAAGTCAACTTGATCTATGACATGAAGAATCGTAGCTGTGGCCAATACTGATGGTTGATAACCCACAAATCTTGAATCTTTAACCAAAACAatcccaacaaaaaaaaaacattttaatcacCATACACATGTAAAGTTGTTTTTTACTCGTAATAACTTGATACATGGTTTAACATTTGGTCAAATTGAGTGAAAATATTGACTTTGACTAATGAATCACCTGAGACAAGGGATAGAATGAGATTttcacatttgttgacaaaatCCCATTGGAGATGAGTATTTAGTTGAAGCCTTCTTACAATATGATCAAGAAATGAGATTGGTGTAACTGGATTCATCTTCCATTCCAATGTTGACATCACTAGAAGCTCcattttttgtatgttttttggCTCAAACAAGTACTTTGTGTCCAcctacaataaaaatatatataaaaaagaaacttaaACATTTAATTTGTGTAGGAAATGATAGTATGGTCTGATAAAGGTACAAGCATTAATGAAAGAAGTACAAGAAAATCATGCATGGAAACATACTTGAAGTTCTAGAAGAGTTGGCACTTGAGTTTCTTCAACTTTAGCAGCTAAAGAAAGACAAGTGACAGCAAGAAGATGAATCATCCATGGCTTGTCTTTCTGGAAATGAAGACTAGAAAGGAACCTATCAACATAATTAATACAAAGTATGGCAGTAAGATGTGTGAATCCAAAATGGGATTTCACTTTAAGAATCCAATTCACTGCTTCTTTGCGAGCAAGTAAAAGTACAGGGTCTGTTTTGACAAAAGATAAAGTGTAAGGGTGTGTTTGTAAttgttgttcttgttctttGGTGAAAAGAGATACAAGCTCTTCATCTTCCCAAAAGAAATCTTGGTTGTTGTTCAAAGAGGGGTTATGGAGATGTGAGGAATCTTGGAGGGTGGTTTGTGTAAGTATTACATGACTATGATCATAATgttcatcattatcattataatcATCATCCTCATATGGATGATCAATTTCTTGTTCTTCACAAAAGAGTGTATCTAGGATAGATGAAGGTGAAGAAATGGCCATGAGGAAATAAGGAAGAAAGAAAAGTGTTGATATTTATTAATGTTGCTAGCTTATTATCATACTATCTACTTGTATATATCTATtggttgtttcttttttaaactttcgatctctctctctctgtgtATCCCACAGGGGGGGTGGAAAGACTATGCTAAACTCGACTCTCAAAAACACAAAGAAAAAGAGACTTCATATTTTATGAGACAGGGTGTCACGCTTTGTCTTTACTTTTTATAGTCttggttttaatatattttaatgccTTAGAGTTATTTGTCTTCTTCAATATTGGATTCAGAATTTCATACATTCACAAAGATATCCGTAGCATGTCTAAATTTTGTCACACCATAAAATTTATAGAatctaattttgatttttttttatttttgcaaacCCAAAAAGGTTCAAGATATTAGAGGATAGTTGGTTTAAAAATGGTTATGTGGAAAAGTTTGTGTAATATTCTGACTCGATCTATTATTTGTTTAgttaactatatataatgtttgttaaCTACTGTGATATTTTTCATTACTTATATGTGCCTTTTTGTCTTGTTCATTATGTGTTGTCTATTGGCAATTTAAAGTCTTTAAGTGTTCAttaagatttaaatttaaaagatcaTCGTAATTTCTACCATGACTAATATTGATATACTTAGACTCGAATGTAACTATGATCAAAAGTATTAAGCTGCAATTATGGCAACCCTAGATCTAGCTGATAGGTTTTAGGCACCTAATAATCCAACACTAGCATGATCACCTTTATGATGGCACCTATTATACGTACGATTCAGTTATGTCTATCCTAAACGATGACAATGGACGTCCACATTTACCTACTAACCCATCATGTCAGGTTCAAGGTATCCCAATGGTCCTTGGAACAACCGTAACGCATATATGTTTCTCCGCAGAGACATAAACGTGTTAATCCTTAAGTGTACGTAATTGAAATGACATGACCATGATTAAGGAGACGTTGTAGTTAATCCTTATAAGTGTAATTGAAATCTAGGATGCTTTACCATGGATGGAGACTTTAGCCTCATCCCACTACTTTCATCTATGATGTTTAGATATACGTTAATGTAACGTACACACATGGATTTtcaattaactaatatatattgagAATTTATTGAGATACCATGAGCAACAATATATATTACGGCATTAAAGAAATCCATCAAAATTTGGTCGATGTCATAGgtctttatgatttttttaattctatgtttttaaaatttgggTGCCATTCTTGTTCCCATGCATTCTTCCTAATCTTAAGGTCAATAATCCGTGTTATTTAAAACTGGATTTTGAAACACTCTGTGAGATTCGAAAAATATCATTACATATGTCAATATTTATTGACCGAAGCACTTAAACCCTGTAGATTTTTTctaattgcaattttgtttgCATTTGTGTGAGCACGATTGTCACTTGATTTCCGTTCAattgcgattttgttaaaatcaGAGCGCTCTCTCACACTGACAACTTCTTAATAAGATAGAGTTTGACCCCATACTTAGAATCTGACAAGAATATATATCTACGTAACTATTTTTGTGGCCAATAATTTCTCTAACAACTTACTCACGAGACACACACCCTTGCCGACCCTACAAAATTTCAATATCAATTGTTCCTCGTGACAAGATAACACTTGTCGGGAGAAGATGACCTaatgcaagaatagatcaaaacGGTGAGGCTTACGCATGTTTACTTCATGTAGCATTTTCATGTATTTCGAAATGTTACTTAGTTACGTAGCTCAGTGCATTAACCGTCTATTCCTTGGGTAATATCCAAGCATCATGTTCTAAATCAGACACTTCGATTGCCAGAGCTTTATGACGATCAATAGCTTATGAGTATTACGTTTACTTAAGCCATCGATTCCGTGAAACATTTACAGTATTATACTTCTTTTTTTCACCAAAGAAGATTTAGCTAAATACTTGTGCGCACAAGCATTGAAGCATATATACGTCAAAAGGTTTTTAAGCATGACTCTGATTCATAGTTTCTTACAATATATAACAGGCTTGCCGACAAAGAGTGCAAGTAGAATTTGTATACAACTTCTTTTTCTTGATCTTATTGGAAATACATTTATCAAGGCTTTCATATGAATAGAATTGACTTATGTAAACAATAACACATTAAGCAATTTATTCCATCAAAGTAGTATCAAACATTACAACTTTAAAAGCCACATCTCGTAAAGGTTACAGCAGAAGAATTAAGCCCACCAATAAAAGAATACGTCTTCCCATCAATCTTAAAACAAAAGTTAACAGCAAATATACTTTACAAATGACTATCTGATGCAAAGACACGATATGGCTTACCAATACGTGCATATGATGGGGATTTGTGGTTGAATCCATGGACAGCATCAACAATCATACGATGGGCGTTTGCTTGAATCCAAGGACAATATTAACAAATTACATCACTCATCACTTTCCTAAGCCAATTAAGCATAATGGGAGACTGATATTGTGAAACAATACAAAAATGGCTATCGGATTCAACTGGCACAACTAGCAAATGACAAGGTGCTAACACTGAAATTCACAACTTTCAACAATTCATGAAATACTAAAATATGATACAGAACGAAAACGGGGGTTTTGTTGTCACAACTAGCAAGCAAATCTCAAGGGCTAAACATAATAAGTCTCGACTCATGAAGATCAAGTCACTCTTACAAAGTTCACTTCCAGCCATAGCTGGGATATTTAACCCACTGTTTCATTGCAATTTTGTTTGACAGGTGACAGAAATATACCTCAATAGGGCGGAGGATATGTTCCTGGGTATGGAGGACCTGATCacacaaataaaatattagaacagcaaagaaaaaaactaaaggTAATAGCATACTTATACTAGTTAGGTGAGTAAACAAAGACTAACCAGGAGGATGTTGGGATCCATATGGTTGAGGAGGGTAAGCTGGATTTGGTGGGTATCCCTGTGGATAAGGCTGGGCATAAGGAGTAGCCTGAGGTGGGTATGCAGAAGGTGGATAGGCACCTGTATTAGGAGGGTATGAGGGGTAGGGAGATGGTGCAGGGTAACCTCCAACTGGTGGATATGGAGCAGCAGTAGCTGGTGGAGGATATGATACTGATGGATGTGGTGGTGGTGCGGAATAGAAGGCTTGGTGTGCAACGTGTGATGAAGCTGATGGACCATGACTGCCTGCTGGTTTCTGCACATCAATAAAATCTTGTTAAGCCAGTTAGAGCCCAAAAGGTATACATGATCATGGCTATGTGAAAATCGATACATGAACAAGAAAGGTGACCCAGTGAACAAGCCACTTGGCTTTGCAACGAAACCATGTTGACCATACTTGTAGAACTTATTGATAACTATAAGTGGCATTCTTAATCTACTTATTCATGAACTGTTTGATACGGGTTACTTTATCTCTAATGGTTCAAATAGGAAAATATGCAAAATTAGCTCAACAGAATATACTAGAACAGGTCAAATTGATGAACAGATAGAAAGGTCATTTGACCTTGTAAATTTGACCTTTTAAATTATCTTGGAAATAACATAATATCATTTTAACATATATGTGACACTGATTTTCTTGTATAATAAactatttttgttcaaattgtGTTTTGGGTGAACCTGACCTGTTTCGAAAAATACCATAAAGTTACcgattttgacccatttccaaCGTGTTAAGTTTGTGCCTCTTTGTAATATAAATTGAAGAGTAAAATAGATGCATAAATGAACTCACATTGGCATTGGAATAATGTATAATCAACCGAACCTCTCCAGCATGCCTGCAGAATAAAAGTTGTTCATTAGAAAGACAAATACAACCTAAATCCATTTAATTTCTGTGAGATATTCATCTTTGGTGACGTATTGCAATTACTTAACATTAACATGACATAAGAAGCTGTCTTCAACTATAATAGAATGCTATAAATATGTAGGGGGCTAGGGCTTAGGGGAATAAGGATTGAGGACAAGAAGATAAGGAAAAAAGTAGGAATGACTCTTTTAAGCTACCACGAatataatcaatcaatcatGAGCAGTTACAAGCACTTTGTACTAGCAAAGAAGATGATGTCAAAGTTCAATATGTTTTTATAGCTCTTGTTCCAAGTGGTAATCATCTCTTCATAAGTTACGATTGCAATCAATATTTACGACTTATGCCAAAAGCCCTGTGACCACAGGCAAAGACTGGATGATAAAGTCAACCATACTTTGGATGGCAAGCTTGGGGTGGGCTAAATGGATTTCGATGGTTGAAATTGATTCTTGGTAGTGGCCAACTTGTTATAAGCATCGCTTTCTCTCCCTATCTCAAAACTTGACTTAGGCACATTATTTCTAAACACAGAGAATGCCTCCAAAATTTAGTTATTTCTCATGTTTTCAAATGATCTATAGATACTCCAGAAGCAGCATCCTCTCTAACGATAAGTGTTTGAACCTTCTAGGCAGACTTCCCATACGAGAACCCACTAATATTATACCCCATGAGAAAATTAAAGGAGTGACAGCAACTGGAGATTTATTTACTTGTGCAACCGACACTCCATAGGAAGCTCAAAGTACCAACAACACTCATACAAGTCATTCTTCAAAAAGCAACTTGTTAGTAGCTCCATGAACCAATTAGTCACATACACATTGAAGTGATCTAAAGGTTGAGGGTGATCGTCCATTATGTTTTTCCATAGCCCTTTGTGCGTATACTATATACAAAATGTCTCCACCAATGTCATAAACGAAGTCCAATAGAAGATGATCACTTTCCTCGTAATTGATGGGGGAGTCCATGATGATTACCATAACTCGAAAGTAAGAGCAAACGAAAATCACTGCCCATATTTTGCTAATCAACAAATTGACAAAGAAAAAGCTATTCAGAGCTTTCATTGCTTCATTATTGGTTTGTTCAAGGTATGATTAACACTCAACAGGTTACTCATTTTTGGAACTACACAAAACTACATCCTCCATATAAAACAAACCATGGGAATCTTCATGAACAATAGCTTCTTCTAATTACTTAATCCAGTTATGTTATCTTAACGCATATTTCGATAAAATAATTACTTGTATTTCGTAAACTCAAAAGCACAACTTAAACAAACTTAATCCAAAAATTATGCACTAGAAACACTAACCTGCCATGGCTGCTCTTCAAAGGCCAAGTGCTATCATCAAATCCTTGTGAAAGAGCCTTTGCCAATTGAACCCTATGTTCATCACAACCCGTAAAAGACCATCAGCTATTTAGTAATTCAAAAACAcgaaaaaaatatgtaaaaacgGATCGAATAAAGAGTAGTAGTAAATTACTTTCCATTGCCAATGAAGTCATCATGTTTCAAAGTATTGCTATTCCAAACATCAACATTCAACTCTCTTAACCCTTCTATTAGTGTATACACAAATTTCTCTTGAAAAGTCGGGTTTTTTCCTCCATCTTCACCCATTTTTCAATAAACACCAAAAATTAGCATAAACACACATCCTCAAACATCAACAATTACATATatccatatacatacatatatacaaaatataatataataaaataaaatacctgTACAAGTACGTGTTCGAGATCTATTGCTACCATATTCAACACAAACATATGGATCTTGCCTTGATATCCATTCTGTATCTTTCAGTTTATTACACCCAACAAC
The sequence above is drawn from the Erigeron canadensis isolate Cc75 chromosome 4, C_canadensis_v1, whole genome shotgun sequence genome and encodes:
- the LOC122595787 gene encoding cyclin-D3-1-like, with protein sequence MAISSPSSILDTLFCEEQEIDHPYEDDDYNDNDEHYDHSHVILTQTTLQDSSHLHNPSLNNNQDFFWEDEELVSLFTKEQEQQLQTHPYTLSFVKTDPVLLLARKEAVNWILKVKSHFGFTHLTAILCINYVDRFLSSLHFQKDKPWMIHLLAVTCLSLAAKVEETQVPTLLELQVDTKYLFEPKNIQKMELLVMSTLEWKMNPVTPISFLDHIVRRLQLNTHLQWDFVNKCENLILSLVSDSRFVGYQPSVLATATILHVIDQVDFINSVDYQTQLLDVLQTTKEKVKECNEKIMEASHSSSIIPKKRKFEEDDTSVGVMDAHFLSSQLTSPSSSPPHCHRYQPTIKKLIKIEQQRAYIFFH
- the LOC122597726 gene encoding elicitor-responsive protein 1-like — encoded protein: MATHGIHGNLLEVTVVGCNKLKDTEWISRQDPYVCVEYGSNRSRTRTCTDGGKNPTFQEKFVYTLIEGLRELNVDVWNSNTLKHDDFIGNGKVQLAKALSQGFDDSTWPLKSSHGRHAGEVRLIIHYSNANKPAGSHGPSASSHVAHQAFYSAPPPHPSVSYPPPATAAPYPPVGGYPAPSPYPSYPPNTGAYPPSAYPPQATPYAQPYPQGYPPNPAYPPQPYGSQHPPGPPYPGTYPPPY